ataaattgagtGTGCATTCACTAAGACGCATGACCCGAATCTTTTGGTAGAGACATACAAACGGATAAGCAGTAACACAAGCGGCCGAGACAATTGAGAACTATCCCACTTTCAGAGGACCAGTATTCAGTGGCTTCTGGAAGACTCTTACAACGGGCAttccatcaccatcaccatgaACCCGCCATGatcggtcttttttcctttgggGCTTCCTGTGCTGTTTATGAGACGCATTTGCCGGCTTTTTCTTAACAGGGTCCACCTTCTCCAGACCTAGTCCGTTAGCAACGTCAAATGAATTAAGATCAGTCAATACATGTTCTAAAGTAGGTCCACTTTCATCTTCACTGTTTCCATCATCTTCACAATCAGATGAATCCGATTCACGCATCCCAGAAGAAATGGGCTCCTCATCTGAGGTTCCGGGGGGCATTTCAAAATGAGGAAGCTTCCCATCAATGTAATCTTTCAAGATTATTCGGGCAGCCTTTGTTTCATCAGGCAGCCCACTAGAGGCAACATAGCCACGCGAGGCACAATATGCTCTCAAAAGTTCTGATCCCAAAGGGGGCCTAGACTGCGGCTCATACGACTTGGGTTTTGGTAAAGTGATTTTATAGACATCCTCAATTGCGTGTCTAGGAACTCGATTTGCCACAACCTGAATTGCTTCCCTGTGCTCAGTCATTCGGTCAATCGGTAAAACCCCAGAAGCAATCATCTCATATCTGGAACTTGTAAAGGAAGGAAATACCAATCCAGGGCAATCACATAGTGTTAGTTCATCGGAAATTATGAGTGTCTGAAAATGCTTTGTCTTTCCAGGAGTTGATGTGACACCTGTTCGCTTCTCGCCAACCAACGCATTGATTGTTGAGCTCTTTCCGACGTTAGGGTACCccacaaaacccacaacaaCACTTTTGGAAGCATTTCCGGAAATGTTCACGCTGGGAGAATGTTTCCTCCTTGTCATGGCTATTTCTTCTGCTTCCGACTGCAAACGGGCTAAAAGCTCCTCCCTGCCATATATTTTTGTATCATCTGATTCTTGCAGGCCATTCTGCTTCTCTGTTGGAAACCCAAGCATTTTCCCTTCAAGAGCAGCAGTAGCTGCCTTAGCTGACCAGAATACAAATAGAATCCCATGGAGGCGGAAATATTTCGCCCATTTTTCTCTGCAATATTTCGGGCAAAAGATTATTTTAAGAAACCATTAAACATAGTTTGTAGGTAAGTTGCAGCAGAAATACTTGCGATTGATTCACTAACCTAACTGGATATGGTAAAAGATCGGCCTTGTTAACAAGAAGCAATGTTCTTCTGTGCTCATCGATTTCTCGTGCATATTCCTGCAGTAGAACAAAATAAATCTATGAAAGAGAGATTCTAATTCATTGTCACAATACAAGGAACGATCAAGATTTCATTTGATTGGTGATGTTTTTGTCAACTTGTTTTTTATTGGAACATTGGGACCTCAAAGGACACAGGATCTAATGCTGACACACAATTAATGTGCGCAAACATGGACTGAGAGTCAAGACCCCCAACTATAtgtatgcatatatgtataaatTTCTTTCACATTACACTGAAAGTTAATTTTCTGACCCAAAAACCTTCCGAGAGAGTCTATTCCACATCCCGGGAATAACAACTTTAGGAAACAAGAAGTTAAGTCATCTTGAAAAGTCCTAGAGGCTAGCACcgcacaatttttttattttatttttttgatccgctatctcagttatttattattttgatagaAATTGCAAACTAGGAATCctaagaaaacaaattaagatTCTTGCTTTCATGCAAACTTGACAACCAAGAGATTACCactatattgaaaaagaggATGGAATATGGTGCAGCAAAATTGCATGACCATCCAAGCTTTGTTTTCTAGGGTTAACCTAGGACAATCCTGCCTTCTTGAAAATATACAAGATTTCTCAATAGAGGTGTGCACTGGATGTGCACAATCACAAACTTACAACTCTCCCATAGTTCATAAGATAACCAGAATGGATAGGAATAAGGGGTGAAATTAGAAGTAAAAAAAGGTGCATATTATACTACAAGCATATGAGTACTAACTAGTACATCAGTACACATCAATGTCCAGTTAGAAGTTTTTCAAAGGATTTGAAATGCACCTAATTTATATGACGTCAGTTTGCCCATGAGATTTCATACAACGAAGTCATACTCATGTCCGCCACTTCTACATGAGGAATATTTGCAGCACCCATTTCGCGATTATATAATGCTACTTTAGCTACACCTTAAGCAATATTGCCCAAACTAAAAGAAAGTTCCTTACCTCAAGATCAGGGCAACGGTAGAAAAGAGGGTCCCTTGCATCAACCACCATCACAAGCTGGAAGGGAGAGGGTTCAGCATTTATGCAAAGTCAATTGTGTAACATCGAATGCAAAAATGAAATATGAAAGGGCAAGAGAAAGGGGTTTGGGGATAAAACAAACTTACAAATAACATTTTTGGTAAGCAAAACTTGAAAGGCCACTTTACCTATGGAAAGCccggttttattttttaccaGTTAAAAAGTTACCAGTACCACTTAATTATCAGCAACATTTTTCTTACCAACAACACTAATAAAATGTGCAGTGTGATCATATTCTAAACAGAATCTGCTGAAAGAAACTTCTAGTTGTAGGCTTCCCAACACTCATCACTTCTCCAAGCTTCATTTTGATGTACAGGTTCACCACAGAAGCAAACTCAGAAAGAGTGCACCCTATGCCAAATTGCGGGGCCAAAGGATTTGCAGATTTGAGCATCAGATATGTGATGAAGGAATAAACAGTAACGATAAGGCAGCATAAAATTCCCCGCCTCAGACCCAAAATTCCTTTGAACAGAATGGTAGGGCACAACACATGACTCGTGTAACTAGCCCAGAAGATACAATGCACTGATCCTTTTCGTAGCCAATATCAATTTACCCTATCAGACAACCTCCACAGATTTACCCATGGCCCACCCTTGAGCATTGATATGGACAAGTATTAAGTACACGACTGATGATCAGTTTTTgtatgcacacacacacacacacctgtTAACAGTGTTGCCAAGAAACATTGACAACATGCTGTAGCTATAAAGCCTACTGATAATTCCAAGACAAGAACCAAACAGAAGCAACACCACATGGTAATGAGATAACAAAACACATCATTTTCACAGGCCTCAAATTTTGGAACCCCGAGTTTGTAGTGCTCCCTGGGCAGCCATGATAAAACTGAGCTCAAATAGCCTCGAATTTGAAACTGCAGACAGTTTGACAATACACTTAAAACAAAAAGGATCTGGTTTTTAGGTTCCCTTACACTGAGATTTTCCTCCTCAAAACTTTAGAATTGCTAACCTCTATATTCTGCTCATTCATCGACGAATAGTTATgattaagtcaaaaaaaaaaagtgcatccCCAAAGCAATTTCTCTCTATGCAGTAACTGTTACCAATCAAGTATCGTTTCATAATTCTTAACTTTGGCTATATAATTGCCACAGAAAGAGAACATAAACTACAATAAAGGAACACATAAGCAAATGCAGTAAAGTTAGCTCAAGACAACATAACATACCAGATCACTTCGTTCAACTACCCGCCAAAGCTGTCTCCAGATATCTAGATTCTTCTCAAAAGGAGTAAGAACAAGTTTTTCATTCTCCTCGAGGCTACATGGAAAATATATTAAGGACATTAAAAAAACAATGCAGGATTTTAGATTATGAACCGCAAATCCAGTCGAGCAAATATACAAGCAACTGGAGAGGTCACATTGAATAACCCCAGTTCAGACCCACAAGATAACCATGATCACATGCTTCTATTTGTGTAACTAATTTGTCGGTAGTCCTAATCAGTAAACATTTGTAGAAACTAAAAATAGACATAACTGAGGTCGTAGATTGGGAACATCACCATATTCCGGATGATATCAAATGAACCAAGCAACAATTTTAAAGGGCATTAGTTCTTAGGCTCTAGCTTTGTTCACTGGGTTACAGGCTTACAGCCATTGTGGCAATTAAATAGCTTGGACAATGTTAACACAATAACCCATGACCTACAGGATGGTATGGAAACAGAGGTTGAACTGTTCAACAACAATGTTGTACAGATGAGGGAAGGTTTACAAACGACATATTGAagcaaaaatgaagaaaaataagaaaaaactccAAAGACGTGCCTTGAACGTTACCGCAATATTCCAACTTCTACACCTCGTTCAGAAGGTGTAATTCATTTTGTTCATCTCCTTTGATGGTTTTCCCATGAACAAACACCACATACTGCTTGATGCATTATAGTTGTTTCACTTCAAAGTGAAACCCTTACcgaaaaacaaactaaaaatgaaaCATACTTGGTACAGCACTCGGTGTAAAGCAGGGGTCAATGTTTGTTTCATATATTCAACAAACTTAGTTTCAACTAACTCTAAAATATCAGCGCAAACCATTCAACATTTGGAGTGAATCACACCAGTTATGAAATTTCTTCTACCCTTTGATCATAGATTTGGCAACATCTAAATAATGACCACGAAAGTAGAACTACctttttacttaaaaaatataGCTAGTGGGAAAATCtgacaagaaagaaaagaagggatCATTTATACCTCAGACAACAATTcttaacaagaaaaacatgcacaaaggaggaaaagaaacggacaagaagaagaagcaaacagATATCAAAACTAAAGCTGAACATCCTACGTGAACGTATGACATCTGAATGTTCCCTTCATTCTCCTTCCCCCATTATAGCCTTGTCATCAACTATGGGTACATATGAAGCACCCACACGCCTAACTGGTAGACATATCCATGTAGGACACTCCAAGGACAAGTTGGGACACACAATAGGACACGAGTAAAATTAGTTGTAATAGTTTCACCCAAGAGACAAACCCCGAGGTCCCTGACTCCCCGCAATCATGTCATTGCCTCGATTGGAGACGCGAGTTTCTTAAGTTAGCAAGGGTGGGACAACAGGGATCATTTTACAAACCTTTTTGAGGGGTTAAAATATCATATACAaatattttgaccaaaaaaattcaaccgATAAAACCCTCATTTAAAGTCCAATATTGAAATAGTAAAAGGTAAGAATTGCAAATTATAATACTAGTTTTGGTTGTTTCTGAATACAACATTCATCAGAATAACAACTAAATATCAGCCAATGCATATATACCAAAAAATAggatttatttgttttctcagTGTCCCACTGTCCCCCACCATGTCTGTGACACATTCTGAATTGGCACATCCCATAGTCCATATACGTGTCCATGATTGTTAGACGGACACTTATCCCATGAAGATGAgggagaagaacaagaagacgGAGACCACAAATTTTCAGAGAATGAGAATGATAATGATcataatttattatataatcCATCCTTTACATCTAAAAATTTAGCATCACTCTCTcgcaaattgtaatttttgtgcGAGTTCCTAAAGCAGACTTGCATATCTCCATGTCACAAAACCTCACCTTGCAAGGTTGCGACGCCAAACTAAAAAAGCTCGTGTTTCATTGGCATCAAGCTCTTCCACAGTCATTTCAGCATTCCATGGTGGcctgaagaaaagaagaaaatttcaaGATCTGCACATTAACCAAAAAAACTTGGCAAATTTACTCTAGCATTTAGAAAGCACATGCCTGCGTGGAACACGAAGACTGCTAGCATGCAATGCCTCCTCTTTCTTCTGTTGTTCTCTCCTTTCCTCAGGTGTCATGTCACTGATGCTAGAGCTAGAGTCCCTGCTCCCACACATTCAAGGCAGAGGAATTAGAAAGGAACCCACAACCACCCTGAATTGTCACACCCAAGcaaatatatataacaagaGGGAGAATCCAAAAACTCTATAGGGCTAGAAATAAGAAAAGTAGAAGAATCAACACAACTAACCATGAAGTCCATGACAGACTTTAGAACAATGAAGCCTTAAAGCCATAGTGAACACAATGACATGCACAGAGTTTGCAAACACAAAAGTGTAAATTTTGAAGAGGGGTTAATCAGGATAAGAATGGGAGAACAAGAATAGCAAACAGCCATACCATTAAATAAGTAAATAAGAACTTCCAGGAGCTCAACAGAAAATACTTCTCACTTGCCTTTTAAGACGGACATCTTACAACAATGCATAAATATAagtaaataagaacaaaacatgcTTGCGATGTCAGCAGAATAAATGTCACGTAACCCATAGGGTGCCAACTTGTTATCACAAATGGTAGGGTACAGGGAGGTTGTAATCAAATAATGGATTAATATTTCACGTTGCAAGAAAATGATCCGAATTAATTATTCTCCTTTTGGTTGCTGAACAAAACTGATCAAGACTAGAAGATTTCCTTATTTCCTTCTGATTTATGGTTCATTTGGACTGAACTTGCACGGATATTGTAAGTTTATTACCCAACAGTTTTTTAGGTTAATTATACTAGCAAATTTGATTGTGATTTCCCATTCCCATTTTCAACAACCCAGTAAGAAAACCAGTTTAGTTTTCCCCAACATTTTAATCTTCATTCTAATTTACATagttattagaaaaaaatttcacttttgtATTTTCTGAACCTATACTCTAGCATTACAtaattacagttttttttcctCATGTCCAGGGCCAGCTGGCACACAACCGCCTAATCCCGCGGCCCTGAAATTAACGATCAAGCAAGCTTTCAGTGGCTccaaaagaattgatagcacctgagaagTTGAGAAGTTTAAAACCTGAGACCTAGCAAAACGCAAAGTCCAAGCCTTGACCACCGGGCCAAACTTGCGGTTACATAATCACAAAGTTATCACAGACAGAATCACAAAAATTCACAATATAACCATACAAATGAATCAGAAACAAAAACCGGGCTTGACAAATCCAAGAAAATGGATATGTACGTGAAAAATAGGGAGGTAAACGACGACGTACGGATCAACGAGGAGGTTGGGGATGGGATTGTCGGCGGAGAAGAGGCGCGCGGCCTCGTCGGCCTGCTCGATGACGGCGTCGATGTCGTTGACGTCAGTTATGGATTCCAGCACCTTTTTCTGCTGGTTCCTGTAGAACCGACCCTTGTCTTTGGATTGCTGGACCATCTGGTTGTGGTGCTTCACCAGGGCCCTTCCTAGCGCCGCCTTGTCGTTCTTCCCCATCTCTGtctccttgtttgtttgtttgtacaaaacagaaaggaaaagaagaaaaaaaaaccctagaaaacagAACACAGGTGGTTCCAATGGTTTTTCTTGTCTCTGTGATTTGTCTTCAGCTGGGTTTAAAACGAGGGTTAGTCGAATCGCTGATTAGACGAAGAAACTCAAGTGGATGCATGCGGGCAAGCGCGTTTTGTTATCGATATACTATATATCCACGTTTTTAAAACGAATTCGAGAGATagtattatatatttttttagaaaactgataatgccaaaattctttttgtttttgtcaaaattatttttatttctgtcaaaactcaatatttatttttcattgtaTGACTTAATTATCCTTCATTGCACCACTTGCCTTACgaaaatgccttttaaaatcTCTTAAGAGTATTTTAACGTTCTTTTAGCATTTCATCATCATCACAGCTTTAATAACTCTCTTTTTTAGAATACCAAAGCTTCGTTAAGGTACAACGAAGTTACGGTTTATCAGCTTTAAAatggtgtaattttttttgtagcttttttctttttaggatattttttaGCTTTAAAATATAAGAGTATTGCTCTTCTACTGTTTGTTTGACTGatcttttttaatttggatGGACTTGCTTGCCTTTGATTGATCTGTAACATTTAAACTTTGAGGATATGATCATAAACAGGAGGAATTGAAAACATGGGTTGTTAGATGGGTTGCTTCGCTTTGATCGAACTTATATGGGTTGTTTTCACTTGGAATCAAAattgagaaaaacttatttacggttTCACGGCGGATTCACGGCTCCGCACAATTTCGGTTATCTATTCGCCCAATTAATGGCTGAGattacttttcaattttgactggccaaaattgattttcaatccagaccgtccaaaagCACTTCGGACGTGCGCGATTAAGCGCCGCAAACACTTATTTACAAGACACCCCGTAAAAATGTTTTTCTCATCATAATTTTGCTTGAAATCGTGGAACTAAAAATAGTTGCTCTATATGCAGCCTCCCCCTCTCTCAAGTTTGAAGCtgtattcttaaaaaaataaaaagttcaccCTCTAGTGCAATGCCAAAAGAACGTTAAAATACTCCTAAGAGATTTCAAGGGGCATTTTCGTAAAGCAAGTGGTGTAGTGAAaggcaattaagtcatgcaatcaaagaaaaatattgagttttggcaggaacaaaaaAGGATTTTGTCATTATCAATTTCCTATTTTTATACATATTAcgagtaatttatttttgtagaatTTTCCTGTTTGTGTCTGTATCATATCCCGTGCTATTTAGTGGTACCAAACTACTGGACATTACCTTTTACCCAAGCCCAGTTGGAGGGTACACAACTAGAATTTAGAATtcatacttcttctttttttttaaatgtcaaTTTCATTTCATAGCAAGCCCTAAGACAAAGATTACATCGCAAAATACAGGAGTGCACCAAATTACGTAGTCCGGAATTAATggacaccctgcaaaagcaaatcaacacTAGGTGCCAATAAGAAAATCCAGTCCGGGACTaggtagagagaaatagaaacgAAATCCCAGTATaaatcattacacaaaaataacAGATGTAATCAAAACAACAACAGATCACAAGTGAAAAGGAATCTAATCTCGTGGTTCGCCGACTGAAAAGAGAACCAATCCAGCTGATCTTAAGCTGTCACGCGAAGCTCGGCGGTCAGACACCAAACCCTCCTTCGCGCCTGACCTGTCGTTGTTGGCCTAGAACAAGGAAGAAACGCAGGCACACAAACTGGATCCGAACTACTACCGAAACACCGCAACCTAACATGGTCCATTGCCGAAATTGAACGGTCCAGATGAAGACAACACCCATATTGTCCCTAACATGGTCCCCAGATTCATTCAACATAAACATTGCCGGCCCTGATGTATGCTCAAGTGGAAATTCATAGTTTACCATATCTCTCTCAACCTGAGTTGGTGTTAATTTTTCagacaaataaaaatacaatAATGGATGATCCATTTATTCGATCGAAACTACATTGAAGATCTCTCGGAAAATGTCAGGACGCAGGTGTTGCTTAAGGTAAGATCGAGGtgttttattttcccttcttgTTTAAGGGGAAGGAGTCCGCTTACTGCGTTATGCACGCACAAGTCTGGACTATTTGACACAAGTGCTACTGTGTGGTGAGTCAATGTTGCAGGTGGAACGCTCATTACatgaaagcttccttgatgagtTTTACACTCATCATATAGAAAGGCTCCTCGCCTATATATTGCAATCAAGAGACTAGCCTACCTGGAGGCTATTTCTCAGTTTGATAACTATATGCATAGGAAGTCTATTAGGGTAAATACGAAATCCCCTACCCGGATCTTGGAAGATTCATTGGGCCGGGTCGCGGATCTTGGAAGATTCATTGGGCCGGGTCACATATCCGCGAGCCCCCAAGGAGGGAGAGTTTTGAGTGATGGGGCCATTGTATGGATGAGTTGAGCTTTATTAGGCACAATGACAGCATCCTCCTATCTAGGGTTAGCGTTGAGAAAGAAGCTAAATTCGAGACCATAAGATTTGCGTTGTAGGAAGGCGTAAGGTTTGCCAAACTTCAGGAGGGTATCGCTTTAGCGCTGATACCCAGGTCAAGAAATAACTTATTCCGATTCTGCGGCCTATGAGGAACTTCATTAGCCACATTGAACACAAATATGCAACGACGATAGGGCGTCAAAATCTGTTGAGTTTGGACACATACACAAGTATACAACACATAATAGACACGACACTTCACTCTTACGCTAGAGTTTGTATCAACACTCACTCACTCTCGCTATTGGGTGTCTCGTTCATGCGCACTCGCTTGGTGCTCTCACCACACACTTACATAAAATAACCTCACCTGTGTAATATTTATAAAGACTACAAGTAAAGACTACAAGAAGTTTCTAGACAAGGAAAATCTAGAACAATATTTTTAGGAAGAGTTCAATAAATTGTCAAAGAAACCTGGAAGACTATCATAATCCATAGGCTTTCAGAATATTCCTGAAGTTTCTAGCATGACCCAGAACACTTCGAAGAAGTCTAGAAGGTtctagaaaaattcaaaatagttCGAAAATGTTCGGAGACTTGTAGAGAGTCAATGATGACTCTCAGCAGAATCATCCCAACCATTTTGAAGAGCTGCTTAGGGTGAATCGATTGGATGCATGATAGCATAACAAActctatttattttgttttggttcaaTTACTTATTAAATTGGTTGGAGTATTTAGGCTTTGAACATAACTATGTTACCCCGAGGCGACTGTAGATTTATTAAAGCTTCCGCTGAGTACACTTATGGCTCCTTACACCTCAAAATGGAGCTTAAACAAACCCAAAGCTTCTACTTTGTAAATTCATGTGTGGTAATTA
The sequence above is a segment of the Rhododendron vialii isolate Sample 1 chromosome 13a, ASM3025357v1 genome. Coding sequences within it:
- the LOC131312451 gene encoding GTPase LSG1-2-like, whose protein sequence is MGKNDKAALGRALVKHHNQMVQQSKDKGRFYRNQQKKVLESITDVNDIDAVIEQADEAARLFSADNPIPNLLVDPDSSSSISDMTPEERREQQKKEEALHASSLRVPRRPPWNAEMTVEELDANETRAFLVWRRNLASLEENEKLVLTPFEKNLDIWRQLWRVVERSDLLVMVVDARDPLFYRCPDLEEYAREIDEHRRTLLLVNKADLLPYPVREKWAKYFRLHGILFVFWSAKAATAALEGKMLGFPTEKQNGLQESDDTKIYGREELLARLQSEAEEIAMTRRKHSPSVNISGNASKSVVVGFVGYPNVGKSSTINALVGEKRTGVTSTPGKTKHFQTLIISDELTLCDCPGLVFPSFTSSRYEMIASGVLPIDRMTEHREAIQVVANRVPRHAIEDVYKITLPKPKSYEPQSRPPLGSELLRAYCASRGYVASSGLPDETKAARIILKDYIDGKLPHFEMPPGTSDEEPISSGMRESDSSDCEDDGNSEDESGPTLEHVLTDLNSFDVANGLGLEKVDPVKKKPANASHKQHRKPQRKKDRSWRVHGDGDGMPVVRVFQKPLNTGPLKVG